A genome region from Archaeoglobus fulgidus DSM 4304 includes the following:
- the mobB gene encoding molybdopterin-guanine dinucleotide biosynthesis protein B has translation MILSIVGTSDSGKTTLITRMMPILRERGLRVAVVKRHAHGDFEIDKEGKDSWKIYNSGADVVIASPVKLAFIRRVSEEEGNDLDWIYERYLSDYDLVITEGFSKAGKDRIVVVKKPEEVEHFRQGRILAVVCDERVDGHKWFRRDEVERIAEFILSLLR, from the coding sequence ATGATTCTAAGCATTGTCGGAACTTCAGACAGCGGGAAAACCACGCTGATTACCAGAATGATGCCAATACTAAGGGAGAGGGGGTTGAGAGTTGCCGTAGTGAAGAGGCACGCGCACGGCGACTTCGAAATTGACAAGGAGGGCAAGGACTCGTGGAAGATTTACAACAGCGGTGCGGATGTGGTGATTGCCTCTCCAGTAAAGCTCGCCTTCATCAGGAGAGTAAGCGAGGAGGAGGGAAACGACCTTGACTGGATTTACGAAAGGTACCTGAGCGATTACGACCTCGTCATTACCGAGGGTTTCAGCAAGGCGGGAAAGGACAGAATTGTTGTGGTTAAGAAGCCTGAGGAGGTTGAGCACTTCAGGCAGGGGAGAATTCTTGCCGTGGTTTGCGATGAGAGGGTTGATGGGCACAAATGGTTCAGGAGAGATGAGGTGGAAAGGATTGCGGAGTTCATTCTATCGCTGCTGCGTTAA
- a CDS encoding DEAD/DEAH box helicase — MEFEDLGISENGLNAVRRKGFEKPTEIQREIIPRFFEGEKDMVGQAQTGSGKTAAFALPILDLVDERSKDVQAIVITPTRELALQVKDEIESLRGGKKVHVLAVYGGQPIFPQIERLRKGVQIVVGTPGRVIDHLERRTLSLEKVRFFVLDEADRMLDMGFIDDIERILRHAGAERRVLMFSATMPPEVLRLARRYMRDYEVVRVHSKITPENVEHRCLKVNPEKRFEHLCRILDENNFYGIVFCQTKKETRELGRRLRARGYKADALNGDIPQHKRESILRNFRKGYTRVLVATDVAARGIDVKDLTHVVNYSIPQDPEAYIHRTGRTGREGKRGKAITFVAPWESRKLKIIERTAKVRFR; from the coding sequence GTGGAATTTGAAGATTTGGGAATCTCAGAAAACGGTTTGAATGCAGTTAGAAGAAAGGGTTTTGAGAAGCCTACGGAAATTCAGAGGGAAATCATACCGAGGTTTTTCGAAGGTGAAAAGGATATGGTCGGCCAGGCACAGACGGGCTCGGGGAAAACAGCTGCCTTTGCCCTGCCAATTCTCGACCTTGTGGATGAAAGAAGCAAGGATGTGCAGGCCATAGTAATAACGCCCACAAGGGAGCTGGCTTTGCAGGTAAAGGACGAGATTGAGTCGCTCAGAGGGGGCAAAAAGGTTCACGTCCTCGCTGTTTACGGCGGGCAGCCCATATTCCCTCAAATTGAGAGGCTGAGGAAGGGCGTGCAGATAGTCGTGGGCACACCGGGAAGAGTTATCGACCACCTTGAGAGGAGAACGCTTTCGCTCGAAAAAGTTCGGTTCTTCGTGCTTGACGAGGCGGACAGGATGCTCGACATGGGCTTCATTGACGACATTGAGAGGATCCTCAGACACGCAGGCGCGGAAAGGCGTGTTCTGATGTTCTCCGCAACCATGCCCCCTGAAGTTTTGAGGCTGGCGAGGCGTTACATGAGAGATTACGAGGTTGTGAGAGTTCACAGCAAAATCACTCCCGAAAACGTCGAGCACAGATGTCTGAAGGTTAACCCGGAAAAGAGGTTCGAGCATCTCTGCAGAATTCTCGACGAGAACAACTTTTACGGCATCGTTTTCTGCCAGACGAAAAAAGAGACAAGAGAACTTGGAAGAAGGCTTAGAGCGAGGGGATATAAGGCAGATGCGCTGAACGGAGACATTCCACAGCATAAAAGAGAGAGCATCCTTAGAAATTTCAGAAAAGGATACACCAGAGTTCTTGTCGCAACAGATGTTGCCGCAAGGGGAATTGACGTGAAAGACCTCACCCACGTCGTCAACTACTCTATCCCGCAGGATCCAGAAGCATATATCCACAGAACCGGAAGAACCGGCAGAGAGGGAAAGAGGGGTAAGGCCATAACCTTCGTTGCTCCCTGGGAGTCGAGGAAGCTGAAAATAATAGAGAGGACTGCGAAGGTCCGGTTTAGGTAA
- the alaS gene encoding alanine--tRNA ligase translates to MTLDEEYLDITFLTENGFVRKRCPKCGKHFWTADPEREICGDPPCESYSFIGNPVFKKPFELDEMREYYLNFFERRGHGRIERYPVVARWRTDIYLTIASIADFQPFVTSGVAPPPANPLTISQPCIRLDDLDSVGRTGRHLTLFEMMAHHAFNYPGKEIYWKNETVAYCTELLNELGVKKEDIVYKEEPWAGGGNAGPCLEAIVGGLEVATLVFMNLEEHPEGDIEIKGARYRKMDNYIVDTGYGLERFVWASKGTPTVYDAIFPEVVDTIIDNSNVSFNREDERVRRIVAESSKLAGIMGELRGERLNQLRKSVADTVGVSVEELEGIVVPLEKVYSLADHTRCILFMLGDGLVPSNAGAGYLARLMIRRSLRLAEELELGLDLYDLVEMHKKILGFEFDVPLSTVQEILELEKERYRTTVSKGTRLVERLVERKKKLEKDDLIELYDSHGIPVELAVGIAAEKGAEVEMPKDIYAELAKRHSKAEKVQEKKITLQNEYPATEKLYYDDPTLLEFEAEVIGVEGDFVILNRSAFYPESGGQDNDVGYLIANGGKFEVVDVLEADGVVLHVVKGAKPEVGTKVKGVIDSDVRWRHMRHHSATHVLLYSLQKVLGNHVWQAGARKEFSKARLDVTHFRRPSEEEIKEIEMLANREILANKPIKWEWMDRIEAERKFGFRLYQGGVPPGRKIRVVQVGDDVQACGGTHCRSTGEIGMLKILKVESIQDGVIRFEFAAGEAAIEAVEEMERLLREASSILRVEPAKLPKTVERFFEEWKDQRKEIERLKSVIADLWADILMERAEEFDSMKVVAEVVDADMQALQKLAERLAEKGAVGCLMAKGEGKVFVVTFSGQKYDARELLREIGRVAKGSGGGRKDVAQGAVQQLLDREEMLDVIFRFLSEHEG, encoded by the coding sequence ATGACTCTCGACGAGGAGTATCTGGACATCACGTTTCTAACCGAAAACGGGTTTGTCAGGAAGAGGTGCCCAAAGTGCGGCAAGCACTTCTGGACAGCTGATCCAGAGAGAGAAATTTGCGGTGACCCTCCATGTGAGAGTTACAGCTTTATCGGTAACCCTGTATTCAAAAAGCCCTTCGAGCTTGACGAGATGAGGGAGTATTACCTTAACTTTTTTGAAAGGAGGGGACATGGCAGAATTGAGCGCTATCCTGTAGTTGCAAGGTGGAGGACTGACATCTACCTCACCATTGCCTCAATTGCCGATTTCCAGCCCTTCGTAACCTCAGGCGTCGCTCCACCACCCGCTAACCCCCTCACAATCTCACAGCCCTGCATCAGGCTTGACGACCTGGACAGCGTGGGCAGAACGGGAAGGCATCTTACGCTTTTCGAGATGATGGCTCATCATGCGTTCAACTATCCCGGAAAGGAAATCTACTGGAAGAACGAGACCGTTGCTTACTGCACTGAGCTCCTCAATGAGCTCGGTGTGAAGAAGGAAGACATTGTTTACAAGGAGGAGCCGTGGGCGGGTGGGGGTAATGCTGGCCCCTGTCTTGAGGCAATTGTTGGTGGTCTTGAGGTTGCCACGCTGGTTTTCATGAACCTTGAGGAGCATCCTGAGGGAGATATAGAGATAAAGGGAGCGAGATACAGAAAAATGGACAACTACATCGTTGATACTGGCTACGGTCTTGAAAGGTTCGTGTGGGCGAGCAAAGGCACGCCAACAGTTTACGACGCAATCTTCCCCGAGGTTGTTGACACAATTATCGACAACAGCAACGTTAGCTTCAACAGGGAGGATGAGAGGGTAAGAAGAATCGTGGCTGAAAGCTCAAAGCTTGCGGGAATAATGGGAGAGCTAAGGGGGGAGAGGTTAAATCAGCTCAGAAAAAGCGTTGCTGACACCGTAGGAGTTAGCGTTGAGGAGCTTGAGGGCATCGTTGTCCCTCTCGAGAAGGTCTATTCTCTCGCCGACCACACGAGGTGCATTCTCTTCATGCTCGGTGACGGGCTGGTTCCTTCAAACGCAGGTGCCGGTTATCTGGCGAGGCTCATGATAAGGAGAAGTCTCAGGCTCGCCGAGGAGCTTGAGCTCGGTCTTGATTTGTACGACTTGGTTGAAATGCACAAGAAAATACTCGGCTTCGAGTTCGATGTGCCCTTATCAACTGTACAGGAGATTCTAGAGCTTGAGAAGGAAAGGTACAGGACGACGGTCTCAAAGGGAACCCGACTTGTTGAAAGGCTCGTTGAGAGGAAGAAGAAGCTTGAGAAGGATGATTTAATCGAGCTATACGACTCGCACGGCATCCCCGTTGAGCTTGCGGTTGGCATTGCCGCTGAAAAGGGTGCTGAGGTTGAAATGCCAAAGGATATCTACGCTGAGCTGGCAAAGAGGCACTCAAAGGCCGAAAAGGTTCAGGAAAAGAAGATAACCCTTCAGAATGAGTATCCCGCCACTGAAAAGCTGTACTACGACGACCCAACTCTTCTGGAGTTTGAGGCTGAAGTCATAGGCGTTGAGGGCGACTTTGTGATACTCAACAGGAGCGCCTTCTACCCTGAGAGCGGTGGGCAGGACAACGACGTGGGTTATCTTATCGCTAACGGAGGCAAATTTGAGGTTGTTGACGTCTTGGAAGCTGACGGAGTGGTGCTCCACGTGGTGAAGGGGGCGAAGCCTGAAGTCGGGACGAAGGTTAAGGGCGTTATAGACTCAGACGTGAGATGGAGGCACATGCGCCATCACTCCGCTACTCACGTCCTGCTCTACTCTCTCCAGAAGGTTCTGGGCAATCACGTCTGGCAGGCCGGAGCGAGGAAGGAGTTCAGCAAGGCGAGGCTTGACGTCACACACTTCCGCAGACCGAGCGAGGAGGAAATAAAGGAGATTGAGATGCTCGCCAACAGGGAAATTCTGGCGAACAAGCCTATAAAATGGGAATGGATGGACAGAATCGAGGCTGAGAGGAAATTTGGCTTCAGGCTTTATCAGGGAGGAGTCCCGCCAGGCAGGAAGATAAGGGTCGTGCAGGTTGGAGACGATGTCCAGGCCTGCGGTGGTACCCACTGCCGCTCCACCGGGGAGATTGGGATGCTGAAAATCCTGAAGGTGGAGTCAATACAGGACGGAGTGATTAGGTTCGAGTTTGCTGCCGGGGAAGCTGCAATTGAGGCCGTTGAGGAGATGGAAAGGCTGCTGAGGGAGGCGAGTTCAATTCTCAGAGTGGAGCCAGCAAAGCTGCCGAAAACTGTGGAGAGGTTCTTCGAGGAGTGGAAGGATCAGAGGAAAGAGATTGAGAGGCTAAAGTCTGTTATAGCGGATCTGTGGGCGGACATTCTGATGGAGAGGGCTGAGGAGTTCGATTCGATGAAGGTTGTCGCGGAAGTTGTCGATGCGGACATGCAGGCGCTTCAGAAGTTAGCGGAGAGGCTGGCTGAGAAGGGGGCTGTGGGCTGCTTGATGGCGAAGGGAGAGGGCAAGGTTTTCGTTGTCACTTTCAGCGGGCAAAAGTACGATGCGAGGGAGCTACTCAGGGAAATTGGCAGGGTGGCAAAGGGTAGCGGTGGAGGAAGAAAGGATGTTGCTCAGGGTGCTGTGCAGCAGCTTCTCGACAGGGAAGAGATGCTGGACGTGATATTCCGCTTCCTTTCAGAGCATGAGGGTTGA
- the cofE gene encoding coenzyme F420-0:L-glutamate ligase: MRVEVFPVEGLPLIKEGDDLAELISSRVRFEDGDVLVVCSTVISKAEGRIRRLEEFNPSERAKEIAARIGKPAEFVQAVLEESEEVLLDFPFLLVKAKFGNVCVNAGIDASNVEEGSLLLPPLDPDGSAEKLRRRILELTGKRVGVIITDTNGRCFRRGVVGFAIGISGVKAMKDWIGRKDLYGRELEVTVECVADEIAAFANLLMGEGGDGIPAVVVRGLNVAGEGSMEEIYRSEEEDVIRRCLKRCL; the protein is encoded by the coding sequence ATGAGGGTTGAAGTTTTTCCCGTTGAAGGGCTGCCTCTGATTAAGGAGGGCGACGACCTGGCGGAGCTAATTTCAAGCAGGGTTAGATTCGAGGACGGAGATGTGCTGGTAGTTTGCTCCACAGTTATTTCGAAGGCAGAGGGGAGAATCAGGAGATTAGAGGAATTCAATCCGTCGGAAAGGGCGAAGGAGATAGCAGCCAGGATAGGGAAACCGGCAGAGTTTGTCCAGGCCGTGCTGGAGGAGAGCGAGGAAGTTCTTCTCGATTTTCCCTTTTTGCTCGTCAAGGCAAAATTTGGAAACGTTTGCGTCAATGCAGGCATCGATGCATCGAACGTGGAGGAGGGGAGCCTTCTTCTACCACCACTCGATCCCGATGGAAGCGCCGAGAAGCTCAGGAGAAGGATTTTGGAGCTGACGGGCAAGAGAGTCGGGGTTATAATCACCGACACGAACGGAAGGTGCTTCAGGAGGGGAGTGGTTGGATTCGCCATCGGCATCTCTGGTGTGAAGGCCATGAAAGACTGGATAGGGCGGAAAGACCTTTACGGAAGGGAGCTTGAGGTTACGGTAGAGTGTGTCGCGGACGAGATAGCTGCCTTTGCCAACCTGCTTATGGGGGAGGGCGGGGACGGAATTCCAGCAGTTGTTGTAAGGGGACTTAACGTGGCTGGAGAGGGGAGCATGGAAGAGATTTACCGCAGCGAGGAAGAGGATGTTATAAGAAGATGCCTGAAAAGGTGCTTGTAG
- a CDS encoding ATP-grasp domain-containing protein, protein MPEKVLVAGNNVRNVAESASKAGFEVFAITKFVDADLRIYCREVERVDDSLPEKEIAKKIEDKAEEIDAKVVLCSGFETLRVRGELLCNPYGKVERVANKLKFYRELEKAGLPFPELLGEGERGIIKPVVGGGGEEVVMGEEVPKGFLKQRFVSGTPCSVSVIANGERALPLACNLIYAGWKEMNASGFRYSGNMTPFIVEEEIRKELERLAVEAVELFGLAGSVGVDFVLAEKPYILEINPRFQGSLDSVEWSCDVNLFKMHAEAFDGRLPERVRPRRYALRAILFSPRDVEIKENLAGNPFYADVPGKGERYGKNDPLVSILAAGKSREDVERRVLERRDLFLSLA, encoded by the coding sequence ATGCCTGAAAAGGTGCTTGTAGCGGGGAACAACGTAAGGAACGTTGCAGAGTCCGCATCAAAGGCCGGTTTTGAGGTTTTTGCCATAACGAAGTTTGTGGATGCTGATTTGAGAATTTACTGCAGGGAAGTGGAAAGGGTTGACGACTCTCTGCCAGAAAAAGAGATTGCTAAGAAAATAGAGGATAAAGCGGAGGAAATTGATGCGAAAGTTGTACTTTGCTCTGGATTTGAAACTCTCAGAGTGAGAGGGGAATTGCTTTGCAATCCTTACGGGAAGGTTGAGAGGGTAGCGAACAAGCTGAAATTTTACAGGGAGCTTGAAAAGGCTGGCTTACCTTTTCCCGAGCTTCTTGGGGAAGGGGAGAGGGGCATAATCAAGCCGGTCGTCGGAGGAGGGGGAGAAGAGGTAGTGATGGGAGAGGAGGTACCGAAGGGCTTTCTGAAGCAGAGGTTTGTCAGCGGAACGCCTTGCAGCGTTTCAGTTATAGCAAATGGCGAGAGAGCTTTACCATTAGCGTGCAATTTAATTTACGCAGGCTGGAAGGAGATGAACGCCTCTGGATTCAGGTATTCTGGCAACATGACTCCCTTTATCGTGGAAGAAGAAATCAGGAAAGAGCTTGAAAGGCTTGCAGTTGAGGCTGTTGAGCTTTTTGGCTTAGCTGGGTCAGTTGGGGTGGACTTTGTTCTGGCTGAAAAGCCATACATTCTCGAAATCAACCCGAGGTTTCAGGGCTCCCTGGACAGCGTGGAGTGGAGCTGCGACGTTAACCTCTTCAAAATGCATGCTGAAGCTTTCGACGGAAGGCTGCCTGAAAGGGTGAGACCTCGCAGGTATGCCCTGAGAGCCATCCTTTTCTCTCCGAGGGATGTTGAAATAAAGGAGAATCTTGCGGGAAATCCCTTTTACGCTGACGTGCCTGGGAAAGGGGAAAGGTACGGGAAAAATGACCCTCTCGTTTCGATTCTTGCAGCGGGAAAAAGCAGAGAAGATGTTGAAAGAAGGGTTCTGGAAAGAAGGGATTTGTTTTTGAGCTTGGCCTAA
- a CDS encoding DHA2 family efflux MFS transporter permease subunit has translation MSDDDQSVLKAWIAFLPVSAGLFMVLLDVSVLNVALPRIAEDFGAKMSDLQWIMNAYTLTMVVLLVLAGRIGDMVRRDRFFILGMVIFVLGSFLCAQSWNTQSMIAFRTLQAIGGTILSGNVLAIAAELFPPGRRGEVMGLNAILTASSFTLGPIIGGWLTTHLSWHWVFYINIPIGIVAIAAAWFTLPPLGGREKVPIDWVGAVLLSIGLGALTLGIIEGQNWGWWDEKTLSCFIIALPYLLAFSLWELRTPYPMLDLSLFKIRNFSVGVVATAILFFGVSASLFVFPYFLQGLKFLSAEEAGYWLVAIPIMNTFVAPVAGRLSDRMNPKYLMSLGPLFFAIGLINITSIDVDIKYWDFFAKIAPMGIGMGMLMSPSFNVILSSVPLEKVGMANGTVRSVNTLGQAMGIAVGGVLLTTRMSDWIPGYANQIPDPGTMKILIEYAKYNPAPLVEMVEGFVDSMHFVFSTMIVFPILTSLIIALFLHGDEHVRRARAARKGVVA, from the coding sequence ATGAGCGATGATGACCAGAGCGTCTTAAAGGCGTGGATAGCCTTTCTTCCAGTGAGCGCGGGACTTTTTATGGTTCTTCTTGACGTCAGCGTTCTGAACGTCGCCCTACCAAGGATAGCAGAGGACTTCGGGGCTAAGATGTCCGATTTGCAGTGGATCATGAACGCCTACACGCTGACAATGGTCGTATTGCTCGTTCTTGCTGGAAGAATCGGTGACATGGTGAGGAGGGACAGGTTTTTCATCTTGGGAATGGTTATCTTCGTTCTCGGTAGCTTTCTCTGCGCGCAGTCTTGGAACACTCAATCGATGATCGCCTTCAGAACTTTGCAGGCTATAGGGGGCACAATACTTAGTGGAAATGTCCTTGCAATAGCTGCCGAGCTTTTCCCGCCCGGTAGGAGAGGAGAGGTAATGGGTCTGAATGCAATTCTCACCGCATCCAGCTTCACGCTCGGCCCGATTATCGGCGGATGGCTTACAACTCACTTGAGCTGGCACTGGGTGTTTTACATCAACATACCAATCGGAATTGTGGCAATTGCTGCAGCATGGTTCACCCTCCCGCCGCTTGGTGGTAGGGAAAAAGTTCCAATTGACTGGGTTGGTGCTGTGCTTCTGTCAATCGGATTGGGAGCTTTGACCCTCGGCATCATAGAGGGTCAGAACTGGGGGTGGTGGGATGAAAAAACGCTCTCCTGCTTTATAATCGCCCTCCCATATCTGCTTGCCTTTTCACTGTGGGAGCTGAGGACTCCCTACCCAATGCTTGATTTGAGCCTATTTAAGATCAGGAACTTCTCAGTTGGTGTCGTAGCTACAGCAATACTTTTCTTTGGGGTTTCAGCGAGTTTGTTCGTTTTTCCGTACTTCCTGCAGGGCTTGAAGTTTTTGAGTGCAGAGGAGGCTGGCTACTGGCTTGTGGCAATCCCGATTATGAACACCTTCGTAGCCCCCGTTGCCGGAAGGCTCAGCGACAGGATGAACCCGAAATACCTGATGAGTCTGGGGCCTTTGTTTTTCGCAATCGGGCTTATTAATATCACGTCGATTGATGTCGATATCAAATACTGGGATTTCTTCGCCAAAATAGCCCCTATGGGCATAGGAATGGGTATGCTCATGTCTCCTTCTTTTAACGTCATTCTCTCATCGGTTCCTTTAGAGAAAGTGGGAATGGCCAACGGAACAGTAAGGTCGGTAAACACCCTCGGTCAGGCTATGGGCATTGCTGTTGGTGGAGTGCTTCTGACGACGAGAATGAGCGACTGGATTCCCGGCTATGCCAATCAGATTCCTGATCCGGGCACAATGAAAATACTCATTGAATACGCTAAATACAATCCCGCACCGCTGGTCGAAATGGTTGAGGGGTTCGTTGACAGCATGCATTTCGTTTTCAGCACGATGATAGTCTTTCCAATCCTGACCTCGCTGATTATAGCGCTGTTTCTGCATGGGGATGAGCATGTGAGAAGGGCGAGAGCGGCGAGAAAAGGCGTTGTTGCATAG
- the tiaS gene encoding tRNA(Ile2) 2-agmatinylcytidine synthetase TiaS: MRVWVGIDDTDSSRGMCTTYLAVLAMERVERELGKVIGFPRLIRLNPTIPYKTRGNGAVSFLVEVDDVGELVDVVNEVIIEHAMLDDEKTNPGAVFVDEELAVKLKPFADKAIKDVLQIDEALFVIGKYFIPHLRHKKGRGLIGALAAVGAELEDFTLELIAYRYPERFGTEREYDEESFFDMDYELYPQTFDNVDWCNDVVVCIPNTPCPVLYGIRGESVEALYKAMESVKTEPVDRRMIFVTNHATDMHLIGEEEVHRLENYRSYRLRGRVTLEPYDIEGGHVFFEIDTKFGSVKCAAFEPTKQFRNVIRLLRKGDVVEVYGSMKKDTINLEKIQIVELAEIWVEKNPICPSCGRRMESAGRGQGFRCKKCRTKADEKLREKVERELQPGFYEVPPSARRHLSKPLIRMNVEGRHIFR; the protein is encoded by the coding sequence ATGAGAGTCTGGGTGGGAATTGACGACACGGACAGCAGCAGAGGGATGTGCACTACCTATCTGGCAGTGCTTGCAATGGAGAGGGTAGAGAGGGAGCTGGGAAAGGTAATCGGATTTCCGAGACTCATAAGATTGAATCCGACAATTCCGTACAAAACTAGGGGCAATGGGGCTGTTAGCTTTCTCGTCGAGGTTGATGACGTTGGGGAGCTTGTTGATGTTGTGAATGAGGTTATAATCGAGCATGCAATGCTTGATGATGAGAAGACGAACCCCGGGGCCGTTTTTGTTGATGAGGAGCTTGCGGTCAAGCTTAAACCCTTTGCGGACAAAGCCATTAAAGACGTTTTGCAGATTGATGAGGCCCTCTTCGTCATCGGGAAGTACTTCATCCCCCATTTAAGGCACAAAAAGGGAAGGGGTCTCATCGGAGCCCTTGCCGCCGTTGGTGCGGAGCTTGAAGACTTTACGTTGGAGCTAATAGCCTACAGGTATCCAGAGAGATTCGGGACGGAAAGGGAGTACGACGAGGAGAGCTTTTTCGACATGGACTACGAGCTCTATCCCCAGACCTTCGACAACGTTGACTGGTGCAATGATGTTGTAGTCTGCATCCCTAACACACCCTGTCCGGTGCTTTACGGAATCAGGGGCGAGAGTGTCGAGGCTCTGTACAAGGCCATGGAGAGCGTAAAAACTGAGCCCGTGGATAGGAGAATGATTTTCGTTACTAACCACGCAACCGACATGCACCTTATTGGGGAGGAAGAAGTTCACAGGCTGGAAAACTACCGCTCCTACAGGTTGAGGGGGAGAGTTACTTTGGAGCCGTACGACATTGAGGGGGGGCACGTCTTTTTCGAGATTGACACGAAATTCGGCAGCGTTAAGTGCGCCGCCTTCGAGCCGACGAAGCAGTTCAGAAACGTGATAAGGCTGCTCAGAAAGGGGGATGTTGTTGAAGTTTACGGCTCGATGAAAAAAGACACGATAAACCTTGAAAAGATACAAATCGTTGAGCTCGCGGAAATTTGGGTTGAGAAGAATCCAATCTGTCCGAGCTGCGGGAGGAGAATGGAGTCCGCAGGAAGAGGGCAGGGATTCAGATGCAAAAAGTGCAGAACTAAGGCAGATGAAAAGCTAAGGGAAAAAGTGGAGAGGGAGCTTCAGCCAGGGTTTTATGAGGTTCCGCCGTCTGCCAGAAGGCACCTTTCCAAGCCGCTAATCAGAATGAACGTGGAAGGCAGGCACATTTTCAGATAA
- the twy1 gene encoding 4-demethylwyosine synthase TYW1: protein MMNEKLLSELKGYQIVGKHSAVKTCLWLKKSLKDEGVCYKQKFYGISCHRCLQMTPALMCNQNCLYCWRPLELLKGFRGWDEPEFIVEESIRAQHRLLSGFHGTEGVNRKKLEEAYEPNQVAISLIGEPTLYPMLPELIEEYKKRGFTTFLVTNGTNPDMLEKVKPTQLYLSLTAFDEDSHLVLNRPGKSNWERVLRSLEVMRDSGSRTVIRLTLIRGYNMDEEAIRKYSELIEMAEPDFIEAKAYMYLGYSRLRLRWGNMPEHADIVEFSRKLADSTGYEVKRESEPSRVVLLERVK, encoded by the coding sequence ATGATGAACGAGAAGCTGCTCAGCGAGCTCAAGGGATACCAGATTGTTGGTAAGCACTCAGCCGTCAAAACGTGCCTCTGGCTTAAAAAATCGCTGAAAGATGAGGGAGTGTGCTACAAGCAGAAGTTTTACGGAATCAGCTGTCACCGCTGTCTTCAGATGACTCCAGCCTTGATGTGCAACCAGAACTGCCTCTACTGCTGGAGACCGCTTGAGCTTCTCAAAGGCTTCAGGGGATGGGACGAGCCGGAGTTCATTGTTGAGGAAAGCATTAGGGCTCAACACCGCCTGCTCAGCGGATTTCACGGAACCGAGGGTGTTAACAGGAAAAAGCTTGAGGAAGCTTACGAGCCCAATCAGGTTGCCATAAGTCTTATCGGAGAGCCAACTCTCTACCCCATGCTGCCGGAGCTTATTGAGGAGTACAAAAAGAGGGGGTTCACGACCTTCCTGGTTACGAACGGGACGAATCCCGATATGCTGGAGAAGGTGAAGCCAACTCAGCTCTATCTAAGCCTCACGGCCTTTGATGAGGATAGCCATCTCGTCCTCAACCGTCCCGGAAAGTCGAACTGGGAAAGGGTACTGAGGAGTCTAGAGGTCATGAGGGACAGCGGCAGCAGAACCGTAATCAGGCTCACTCTTATCAGGGGCTACAACATGGACGAGGAAGCGATCAGAAAGTATTCCGAGCTTATAGAGATGGCCGAGCCCGACTTCATCGAGGCGAAGGCTTACATGTATCTCGGCTACTCCAGATTGAGGCTGAGGTGGGGGAACATGCCAGAGCATGCGGACATCGTTGAGTTCTCCAGAAAACTTGCCGATAGCACTGGCTATGAGGTGAAAAGGGAGTCCGAGCCGAGCAGAGTTGTGCTGCTGGAGAGGGTAAAATGA
- the paaI gene encoding hydroxyphenylacetyl-CoA thioesterase PaaI, translating into MVERVKDYMYKNDKLFELLDARILEMKEGYAKVEMVVKKEHLNAANVCHGGIIFSLADLAFALASNSHGKLALAIEVSITYMKAAYEGEKLVAEAKEVNLGNKTATYLMEVKNSANKLIALAKGTVYRVNEDFPPTS; encoded by the coding sequence ATGGTGGAACGGGTTAAAGATTACATGTACAAAAACGACAAACTCTTCGAGCTTCTCGATGCGAGGATTCTGGAGATGAAAGAGGGGTACGCGAAGGTTGAAATGGTCGTAAAAAAGGAGCATCTGAACGCTGCCAACGTCTGCCACGGGGGCATTATTTTCTCCCTCGCCGACCTGGCATTTGCACTGGCAAGCAACAGCCATGGAAAGCTCGCTCTTGCCATTGAAGTCAGCATAACATACATGAAAGCTGCCTATGAAGGTGAGAAGCTCGTTGCTGAGGCTAAGGAGGTGAACCTCGGAAACAAAACTGCAACGTACTTGATGGAGGTCAAAAATTCAGCAAATAAGCTAATAGCCCTCGCGAAGGGTACGGTTTACAGAGTCAACGAAGACTTTCCGCCTACCTCTTAA